The Thermocrinis ruber genome has a window encoding:
- a CDS encoding Piwi domain-containing protein, translated as MRDLENRARIIENTVLKRVSSLGLYIDRLKPIPIPIPTDVKEFSLLPHVGDLEGSNTFLFVLTDASKLDDELYLDIKRDLLEFDIQSQVIYYRTNVGDRYVACNLMLGLLGKTGNYPYFLKDSSNKVFVGIDLSRKARSSNKGIVHAVGTAIIVDTSDGGTITYKNINVPAGGEAVEKAYVKSLANMLYKYKDKFIVIHRDGRMGVDELNAYVEVFSKQFGRENFALVSIIKSGTPRILQINSNIVGNPPKGCAILLSEREAVISTYEVKESFGTHIPLRIKVLYGDYPLNEAIEDVLRLTLLNFSSFTLNKLPATVAFADRIAWYNLHGIGPEDTDGNLFFL; from the coding sequence TTGAGAGATTTGGAAAATAGGGCACGAATTATAGAAAACACTGTGCTTAAAAGAGTTTCTTCTCTTGGTCTTTACATAGATCGCTTAAAACCTATTCCTATACCTATTCCAACAGATGTGAAGGAGTTTTCTTTATTACCTCACGTAGGAGATTTAGAGGGTTCAAATACCTTCTTATTCGTATTAACCGATGCTTCAAAACTTGATGACGAACTTTACTTAGATATAAAACGTGATTTGTTGGAGTTTGATATTCAAAGTCAGGTTATCTACTACAGAACAAATGTAGGAGATAGGTATGTAGCCTGTAATTTGATGCTCGGCTTACTTGGTAAAACAGGAAACTATCCATATTTTCTAAAGGACTCTTCAAACAAAGTATTTGTTGGTATAGACCTTTCAAGAAAGGCAAGGAGTTCAAATAAGGGTATCGTACATGCTGTGGGCACTGCTATCATCGTGGATACTTCTGATGGAGGAACTATAACTTACAAGAATATTAATGTTCCTGCTGGAGGAGAAGCGGTAGAAAAGGCTTATGTGAAGAGTTTAGCTAACATGCTTTACAAATACAAGGATAAATTCATTGTCATTCATAGAGATGGAAGAATGGGTGTGGATGAGCTTAATGCTTATGTGGAAGTCTTTAGTAAACAATTTGGAAGAGAAAATTTTGCTTTAGTAAGCATAATAAAGTCTGGAACTCCAAGGATTTTGCAGATAAACAGCAATATAGTGGGCAATCCTCCTAAAGGGTGTGCTATTTTGCTTTCTGAACGAGAGGCGGTTATTTCTACTTACGAGGTTAAGGAATCGTTTGGAACCCATATTCCCTTGAGGATAAAAGTCCTGTATGGTGATTATCCTTTAAATGAAGCTATAGAGGATGTGCTGAGGCTTACACTTCTAAACTTCTCTTCCTTTACACTGAACAAGTTGCCCGCCACTGTAGCTTTTGCGGATAGGATAGCATGGTATAACTTGCACGGCATTGGTCCAGAGGATACAGATGGAAATCTTTTCTTCCTATAG